In Horticoccus luteus, the following proteins share a genomic window:
- a CDS encoding PEP-CTERM sorting domain-containing protein, with protein MSNCSRFLPLPSSLVLAALVAFGPLTPLASAAAVIWDTPTTLAGDTDVLTTGSLVAAFNLGVDGGTTTVNGVTFENALNPNYGSTTWAVGTGAGSLTFSGATLYSGDPFGVGSSPYSLLSAEYQTLLGSALWNDSFSGTQVAVTIGGLTPGQTYYVQFWSNDPRSYGVNRDTTFSAANGTTLEQNTGSGYGGLGQWVTGTFTADGTTQDIFATGTGSGSNATMINAYQLRTTAIPEPATTAMLAGAAVLGATFWRRRRRA; from the coding sequence ATGTCGAACTGTTCCCGCTTCCTTCCCCTTCCCTCGTCTCTTGTTCTCGCGGCGCTGGTCGCCTTCGGTCCGCTGACGCCCCTAGCCTCCGCCGCCGCGGTAATCTGGGACACGCCCACGACGCTCGCCGGTGACACCGATGTGCTCACGACCGGTAGTCTCGTGGCAGCGTTCAACCTCGGCGTCGATGGCGGCACCACCACCGTCAATGGAGTCACATTTGAAAACGCGCTGAACCCCAACTACGGCAGCACGACGTGGGCCGTCGGCACGGGTGCAGGCAGCCTCACGTTTTCGGGCGCCACGCTCTACAGCGGCGATCCGTTCGGCGTCGGCTCCTCGCCTTATTCGTTGTTGAGTGCGGAATATCAAACGCTCCTCGGCAGCGCGCTGTGGAACGACAGTTTTAGTGGCACACAGGTCGCCGTCACCATCGGCGGCCTCACGCCTGGCCAGACTTATTACGTGCAATTCTGGAGCAACGACCCGCGTAGCTATGGCGTGAACCGCGACACGACGTTCAGCGCAGCCAACGGCACGACGCTCGAACAAAACACCGGCTCGGGGTATGGTGGCTTGGGTCAGTGGGTCACGGGCACGTTCACCGCCGATGGCACGACGCAGGATATCTTCGCCACGGGCACCGGATCCGGTTCCAACGCCACGATGATTAACGCCTACCAGCTCCGCACGACCGCTATCCCCGAGCCGGCCACCACAGCCATGCTCGCTGGTGCGGCTGTGCTCGGCGCTACGTTTTGGCGCCGCCGCCGCCGCGCCTGA
- a CDS encoding heparinase II/III domain-containing protein has product MRVTPINSAEAVFEAFFDEQLSELSRWTADVPGVSGFKLTQSWAFVIVNWERPAADGLVLRLHRRFAPELDCTAYDRLLVAINLPEDSVITLAAETDAGPRRRVGTPCGATRHEEWLALDGARRIHALTVEVRSPRAAAGSAWLLWFGLQHTERLTFHLAQWEGYDETWEKYLQPAEFEPTFQPAYGLLIDAEELDAVRREFADSAVTRELRAVGEIARAVQPESMIAETMNFWNYNGFRRERQMGWMLTWHGAFAAQASVMWRDKDLGRRAARFALSMAHCTYWEDSFFAQLRGSTWEQRGFVQATATWDCAVILDLCGEWFTPLGRELILRRIATEAHGAMSQASWWWEYMYHTNQIAWITPARLYGLLVLEQTMPARGEGFPKPAASRVAPHTDIAWANLQENLEHALLPDGGYVEGSTYFTWVARQAVVSALLYGRGRGRNARELVPPALLRTERLAEMLLSTDDGQDMLLTGDAMFAFGEALTFLAWLMPRSHWVTIYRKSRRRSGVAPLLMALRLDREIPAEGPELAPFLEMKDTGMMASVRRLEGELVKLFILGNKAGGDHQHEDKGSFVLECAGDSFAFDFGVMDYANPVTELMKQAQRHNMLTPWSEDVRPKPANPISADVKPQGGGDATAFHATIDATPGWEEWFTKWQRTWDSPTPDELVITDEWTVAKGEGVVFHWTTRLPMALDGRRVTIEGRRAVAELTLPDDVEAVVEELPLLDPRRQATDDQRREMQQFGWQHARTQPRLTVRQRGRSGVLRIAVKLRLRAVT; this is encoded by the coding sequence ATGCGCGTTACTCCTATCAACAGCGCCGAGGCGGTGTTCGAAGCGTTTTTCGATGAGCAACTCAGTGAGTTGTCGCGATGGACCGCCGACGTGCCGGGGGTGAGCGGCTTCAAGCTGACGCAGAGCTGGGCGTTCGTGATCGTCAATTGGGAGCGACCGGCGGCGGACGGGCTGGTGCTGCGGTTGCACCGGCGGTTCGCTCCCGAGCTGGACTGCACGGCGTATGACCGACTCCTGGTGGCGATCAATTTGCCGGAAGACAGCGTTATCACGCTCGCCGCGGAGACGGACGCGGGGCCGCGGCGGCGGGTGGGGACGCCCTGTGGCGCGACGAGGCACGAGGAGTGGCTGGCGTTGGACGGGGCGAGGCGGATCCACGCGCTCACGGTGGAGGTGCGTTCCCCGCGCGCGGCGGCGGGGTCGGCGTGGCTGCTGTGGTTTGGGTTGCAGCACACGGAGCGGCTGACGTTTCACCTCGCGCAGTGGGAAGGGTATGACGAAACGTGGGAAAAATATCTCCAGCCGGCGGAATTTGAACCGACGTTTCAGCCGGCCTACGGGTTGCTGATCGACGCGGAGGAGCTCGACGCGGTGCGGCGGGAGTTTGCGGATTCGGCGGTGACGCGCGAACTGCGGGCGGTGGGAGAAATCGCCCGCGCCGTGCAGCCGGAGAGCATGATCGCGGAGACGATGAATTTTTGGAATTACAACGGCTTCCGGCGCGAGCGGCAGATGGGGTGGATGCTCACGTGGCACGGGGCGTTCGCGGCGCAGGCGAGTGTGATGTGGCGGGACAAGGATCTGGGGCGGAGAGCGGCGCGGTTTGCGCTGAGCATGGCGCATTGCACGTATTGGGAGGACTCGTTTTTCGCGCAGTTGCGCGGGAGCACGTGGGAGCAGCGCGGGTTCGTGCAGGCGACGGCGACGTGGGATTGCGCGGTGATTCTGGATTTGTGCGGCGAGTGGTTTACGCCGCTGGGGCGCGAACTGATTTTGCGCCGGATCGCGACGGAGGCGCACGGCGCGATGAGCCAGGCCTCCTGGTGGTGGGAATACATGTATCACACCAACCAGATCGCGTGGATCACGCCGGCGCGGTTGTATGGTTTGCTGGTGTTGGAGCAGACGATGCCGGCGCGGGGCGAAGGTTTTCCGAAGCCGGCGGCGTCGCGCGTGGCGCCGCACACCGACATCGCGTGGGCGAATCTGCAGGAGAATTTGGAGCACGCGCTGCTGCCCGACGGCGGCTACGTGGAAGGCTCGACGTATTTCACCTGGGTGGCGCGGCAGGCGGTGGTGTCGGCCCTGCTTTATGGTCGCGGTCGCGGAAGGAATGCCCGTGAGCTCGTGCCGCCGGCGCTGCTGCGCACGGAACGGCTCGCGGAGATGCTGCTCTCGACGGACGACGGACAGGACATGTTACTGACGGGGGATGCGATGTTCGCGTTTGGCGAGGCGTTGACGTTTCTCGCGTGGCTCATGCCGCGGTCGCATTGGGTGACGATTTATCGCAAATCCCGCCGGCGTTCGGGAGTGGCACCGTTGTTGATGGCGCTGCGGCTGGATCGAGAGATTCCGGCAGAGGGGCCGGAGCTGGCGCCGTTTCTGGAGATGAAGGACACGGGCATGATGGCGTCGGTGCGACGGCTGGAGGGGGAGTTGGTGAAGCTCTTCATCCTCGGCAACAAAGCGGGCGGCGACCATCAGCATGAGGACAAAGGGAGCTTTGTGCTGGAGTGCGCCGGGGATAGTTTCGCGTTTGATTTCGGGGTGATGGATTACGCGAATCCGGTGACGGAATTGATGAAGCAGGCGCAGCGGCACAACATGCTGACGCCGTGGAGCGAGGACGTGAGACCGAAGCCGGCGAATCCCATTTCTGCGGACGTGAAGCCACAGGGCGGCGGCGATGCGACGGCCTTTCATGCCACGATCGATGCGACGCCGGGCTGGGAGGAATGGTTCACGAAGTGGCAACGCACATGGGATTCACCGACGCCCGACGAGCTGGTGATCACGGACGAGTGGACGGTGGCGAAGGGCGAGGGCGTGGTTTTCCATTGGACGACGCGATTGCCGATGGCGCTGGACGGGCGGAGAGTAACGATCGAAGGGCGGCGCGCGGTGGCGGAACTAACGCTTCCGGACGACGTGGAGGCGGTGGTTGAAGAACTCCCGCTGCTCGATCCGCGGCGGCAGGCGACGGACGATCAACGACGGGAGATGCAGCAGTTCGGGTGGCAACACGCGAGGACGCAACCACGGTTGACGGTCCGGCAGCGCGGGCGAAGCGGCGTGTTGCGCATCGCCGTAAAACTCCGTCTGCGGGCAGTCACCTGA
- the recN gene encoding DNA repair protein RecN, protein MLQSLRIRNLALLEEVALEFEAGFTAVTGETGAGKSILLGAMSLLAGERADKTIIRQGAAACEVEAALFFEDARAINAVLAELELPAAEDGVVILKRSVPREKAPRLSVNGSLATLAALQRLGEHWIDFHGPSEPRRLLKESCQLELLDLFGRTGDALASYRTRYEAWRALVADRARLANETKLSDDQIDFLQRQLAKIDELELTDEAIEALERDFHRLSRAQEITTLAEGLSAGLTGDDGVQLRVGQLLREARQLENLDPASRALAERLSAAAVELNDLGAEFAGLTEQLQFDAEQAEQLQSRMNTWLELKRKHGGDVSAVSAARDDMRRRLESQGDLEGTLARLEKQMVDAERAARKEASALRAMREKAARELAKLAGRSIAQLGFKKADFLVKIGAQGELGPAGDSTVEFLFSPNVGEAPLPLSRIASSGELARVMLALKTVLADLDGVPVLVFDEVDANVGGEIGRVVGEQMAGIARHHQVFCVTHLPQVAAQATSHLVVTKDQSKERAVVEIAPIQQSRKARVSELARMLGDRNAKSALAHAEELLA, encoded by the coding sequence ATGTTGCAGTCGCTCCGCATCCGTAATCTCGCCCTGTTGGAAGAAGTCGCGCTCGAATTCGAGGCGGGGTTCACGGCCGTGACCGGCGAGACCGGCGCGGGCAAAAGCATCCTCCTCGGGGCGATGAGCCTGCTCGCCGGAGAACGTGCGGACAAGACGATCATCCGCCAGGGCGCCGCGGCGTGCGAGGTGGAGGCAGCGTTGTTTTTCGAGGATGCGCGCGCGATCAACGCGGTGCTGGCGGAACTCGAATTGCCGGCCGCGGAAGACGGCGTGGTGATTTTGAAACGCAGCGTGCCGCGCGAGAAGGCGCCGCGGCTGAGCGTCAATGGGAGCCTCGCCACGCTCGCGGCATTGCAACGGCTGGGCGAGCACTGGATCGATTTTCATGGGCCGAGTGAGCCGCGTCGGCTGCTGAAGGAAAGCTGCCAGCTCGAGCTGCTGGATCTTTTCGGGCGCACCGGCGACGCACTCGCGAGCTATCGCACGCGTTACGAGGCGTGGCGCGCGCTCGTCGCGGATCGGGCGCGACTCGCGAACGAGACGAAACTCTCCGACGACCAGATCGATTTTCTCCAACGGCAGTTGGCGAAGATCGATGAGCTCGAATTGACGGACGAAGCGATCGAGGCGCTCGAACGCGATTTTCACCGACTGAGCCGGGCGCAGGAAATCACGACGTTGGCGGAGGGGTTGTCCGCCGGACTCACCGGCGACGACGGCGTGCAATTGCGGGTGGGGCAATTGTTGCGCGAGGCGCGGCAGTTGGAAAATCTCGACCCGGCGAGCCGCGCGCTGGCGGAGCGTCTGTCCGCTGCGGCGGTGGAGTTGAACGATCTCGGCGCCGAGTTCGCCGGGCTGACGGAGCAGTTGCAGTTCGATGCGGAGCAGGCGGAGCAGTTGCAGTCGCGAATGAACACGTGGCTCGAATTGAAGCGCAAACACGGTGGCGACGTGAGCGCCGTGAGCGCGGCGCGCGATGACATGCGGCGGCGGCTGGAATCGCAGGGGGATCTGGAGGGCACGCTGGCGCGGCTCGAAAAGCAGATGGTCGACGCGGAGCGGGCGGCGCGGAAAGAAGCGTCGGCGTTGCGGGCGATGCGCGAGAAGGCGGCGCGCGAGCTGGCGAAGCTCGCCGGCAGGAGCATCGCGCAACTTGGCTTTAAGAAGGCGGACTTCCTCGTGAAGATCGGGGCGCAAGGGGAGCTCGGGCCGGCGGGCGACAGCACGGTGGAGTTTCTCTTTTCGCCGAACGTCGGCGAGGCGCCGCTGCCCTTGAGCCGCATCGCATCGAGTGGCGAGCTCGCGCGGGTGATGCTGGCGTTGAAGACGGTGCTGGCGGATCTGGATGGCGTGCCGGTGCTGGTGTTCGACGAAGTCGATGCCAACGTGGGCGGCGAGATTGGACGCGTGGTGGGCGAGCAGATGGCAGGCATCGCGCGTCATCACCAGGTGTTTTGCGTGACGCATCTGCCGCAAGTCGCGGCGCAGGCGACGAGTCATCTGGTGGTGACGAAGGACCAGTCGAAGGAGCGGGCGGTGGTGGAGATTGCGCCGATCCAGCAAAGTCGGAAGGCGCGAGTGAGCGAACTCGCGCGGATGCTCGGCGACCGCAATGCGAAGAGCGCGCTCGCGCACGCGGAGGAGTTGCTCGCCTGA
- a CDS encoding diaminopimelate decarboxylase family protein: MTDKRLPFTKDQLEAIAAKVPTPFHVYDEGAMRKNARAFYEAFSWVPGGFVNYYAVKALPNPYVLEVLKEEGLGGDCSSYAELVMCEAVGITGEKIVFTSNDTPAEDYQKAAELGAIINLDDISHIAFLEKTLGGKLPEMLCFRYNPGPLKEGNAIIGKPEEAKYGFTREQLFEGYRLLRDKGVKRFGLHTMVASNELNADYFVETAQMLFDLVVELNRALGIRFEFLNLGGGIGIPYRPEQTAVDLAAVGQRIKAAYEKTIVANGLGPIRIAMECGRMITGPYGYLVSRVLHKKAIYKNYLGLDACMANLMRPGMYGSYHHITVPGKESAPKKVYDVTGSLCENNDKFAIDREIADAAIGDLVVIHDTGAHGHAMGFNYNGKLRSAEVLWQGDGKFKVIRRAETLNDLFGTLDYPGLRR; this comes from the coding sequence ATGACCGACAAGCGTCTGCCGTTCACCAAGGACCAACTCGAAGCGATCGCCGCCAAAGTGCCGACGCCGTTTCACGTCTATGACGAAGGGGCGATGCGCAAAAATGCGCGGGCGTTTTACGAGGCGTTTTCGTGGGTGCCGGGCGGGTTTGTGAACTATTACGCGGTGAAGGCGCTGCCGAATCCCTATGTGCTGGAGGTGTTGAAGGAGGAAGGGCTGGGCGGCGATTGCTCGTCCTATGCGGAGCTCGTGATGTGCGAAGCGGTAGGGATCACGGGTGAGAAAATCGTGTTCACGTCGAACGACACGCCGGCCGAGGATTATCAAAAAGCGGCGGAGCTCGGCGCGATCATCAATCTCGACGACATCAGCCACATCGCGTTTTTGGAAAAGACGCTGGGCGGGAAGCTGCCGGAGATGCTGTGTTTCCGCTACAACCCGGGACCGTTGAAGGAAGGGAACGCGATCATCGGCAAGCCAGAGGAAGCGAAGTATGGGTTTACGAGGGAGCAGCTTTTCGAGGGCTATCGCCTGCTGCGAGACAAGGGCGTGAAGCGGTTCGGGCTGCACACGATGGTGGCGTCGAACGAGCTCAATGCCGACTATTTCGTGGAGACGGCGCAGATGTTGTTTGACCTCGTGGTGGAGCTGAACCGCGCGCTCGGGATTCGTTTCGAGTTTCTCAACCTCGGTGGCGGCATCGGCATTCCGTATCGGCCGGAGCAGACGGCGGTGGATCTCGCCGCGGTCGGCCAACGCATCAAGGCCGCTTACGAAAAGACGATCGTGGCGAACGGCCTGGGGCCGATCCGCATCGCGATGGAGTGCGGTCGCATGATCACCGGACCGTATGGCTATCTCGTGTCGCGCGTGCTGCACAAAAAGGCGATTTACAAAAACTATCTCGGGCTTGATGCGTGCATGGCGAATCTCATGCGTCCGGGCATGTATGGTTCGTATCACCATATTACGGTGCCGGGGAAGGAGAGCGCGCCGAAGAAGGTTTACGACGTCACCGGTTCGCTCTGCGAAAACAACGACAAGTTTGCCATCGATCGCGAAATCGCGGACGCGGCGATCGGCGATCTGGTCGTGATTCACGACACGGGCGCGCACGGGCACGCGATGGGTTTTAATTACAACGGCAAGCTGCGTTCCGCCGAGGTGCTCTGGCAGGGGGACGGGAAATTCAAAGTCATCCGCCGGGCGGAGACGTTGAACGATCTTTTCGGGACGCTGGATTATCCGGGATTGCGGCGCTGA
- a CDS encoding M2 family metallopeptidase, with protein MTSRIRRAQRSSCSVGTSTAHAFRIARLARRDISSGVIASDSSNSPAAVNACHPQPALRLSPRLHLPASRVMRNLIVRCALALAALSAASRGASAAAVVNPTQARADHFLALVNASYQALVTVTSEAQWAAATDVTPAHDAASETAGKAFAAFNGNPALIREAKDLLAHRAELNDLTVRELQRVLLNAAEGPMTNPALVDARIAAETKQASILNSFEFKLHGKVVTANDIDNLLESSTDLAERQAVWEASKESGVALKAGLIKLRDLRNGVAEEMGYPDYFSLQVAKYGMTADQMLQLNDEFMRVLRPLYLQLHTWVKYKLAEKYHQPVPKLIPAHWINNRWSQEWDGLSEGADLTKFFDGRTPEFVIKSAEQFYTGMGFAPLPASFWTKSDLYPVPAGDPRKKNTHASCWHIDLAHDIRSLQSIEANPYWFSTAHHELGHAFYFMSYTRPEVPMLLRDGANPGFHEGFGELGALASNQAPYLKSIGLLPADYHVDQTAFLLNDALSPGVVFIYWSSGVMTHWEADIYAHHLPASEWNKRWWQYVRDFQGIEPPAPRGEEYCDAATKTHIDDTPAYYHNYAFAQVFKYQLHDYIARKILHQPPQSCNYANNKAVGDFMKSIMEKGATEDWRQVLEEATGEKFSTRAMLDYYAPLMKWLQEQNKGRQIGWE; from the coding sequence TTGACCTCCAGAATTCGTCGCGCCCAGCGTTCGAGCTGCTCCGTCGGCACCTCCACCGCGCACGCCTTCCGCATCGCTCGCCTCGCCCGCCGCGACATCTCATCCGGCGTCATCGCTTCCGACTCCTCCAACTCGCCCGCCGCGGTCAACGCCTGCCATCCCCAACCCGCTTTGCGATTGTCGCCTCGCCTGCATTTGCCAGCCTCGCGCGTCATGCGAAACCTCATCGTCCGCTGCGCGCTGGCTCTCGCCGCTCTCAGCGCCGCCAGTCGCGGGGCCTCCGCCGCCGCCGTTGTCAACCCCACGCAAGCGCGCGCCGACCACTTCCTCGCGCTCGTCAACGCCTCCTACCAGGCGCTCGTCACCGTCACCAGCGAAGCCCAATGGGCTGCTGCGACCGACGTCACGCCCGCCCACGACGCCGCCTCCGAGACCGCCGGCAAAGCCTTCGCCGCCTTCAACGGCAACCCCGCCCTCATCCGTGAGGCGAAAGACCTCCTCGCCCATCGCGCCGAGCTCAACGACCTCACCGTCCGCGAACTCCAGCGCGTCCTCCTCAACGCCGCCGAAGGCCCGATGACCAATCCCGCTCTCGTCGATGCGCGCATCGCCGCCGAAACGAAGCAGGCCTCCATCCTCAACAGTTTCGAATTCAAACTCCACGGGAAGGTCGTCACCGCAAACGACATCGACAATCTCCTGGAATCCTCCACCGACCTCGCCGAACGCCAAGCCGTTTGGGAGGCCTCCAAGGAGTCCGGCGTCGCGCTCAAGGCCGGCCTCATCAAGCTTCGCGACCTGCGCAACGGCGTCGCCGAGGAGATGGGTTACCCGGATTACTTTTCTCTCCAGGTCGCGAAATATGGCATGACCGCCGACCAGATGCTGCAGCTTAACGACGAGTTCATGCGCGTCCTCCGGCCGCTCTACCTGCAGCTCCACACGTGGGTGAAATACAAGCTCGCCGAAAAATACCACCAGCCCGTGCCCAAGCTCATTCCCGCGCACTGGATCAACAACCGCTGGTCACAGGAGTGGGACGGCCTGTCCGAAGGCGCCGATCTCACGAAATTTTTCGACGGCCGCACACCCGAGTTCGTCATCAAGTCCGCCGAACAATTTTACACCGGCATGGGTTTCGCCCCTTTGCCCGCCTCGTTCTGGACGAAGTCCGATCTCTACCCCGTGCCCGCGGGCGATCCGCGCAAGAAAAACACCCACGCCTCCTGCTGGCACATCGACCTCGCCCACGACATCCGCTCCCTCCAGTCGATCGAGGCCAATCCCTATTGGTTCTCCACCGCGCACCACGAACTTGGCCACGCCTTCTACTTCATGAGTTACACACGGCCCGAGGTCCCGATGCTGCTGCGCGACGGCGCCAATCCCGGTTTCCACGAAGGCTTCGGCGAACTCGGCGCCCTCGCCTCGAATCAGGCGCCCTACCTCAAATCCATAGGCCTCCTGCCCGCCGACTACCACGTTGATCAAACCGCCTTCCTCCTCAACGACGCGCTCTCGCCCGGCGTCGTCTTCATCTACTGGTCGTCCGGCGTGATGACGCATTGGGAGGCCGACATCTACGCGCATCATCTTCCCGCCTCCGAGTGGAACAAACGCTGGTGGCAATACGTGCGCGACTTTCAAGGCATCGAGCCGCCCGCCCCGCGTGGCGAGGAATACTGCGATGCCGCGACCAAAACCCACATCGACGACACGCCCGCCTACTACCACAACTACGCCTTCGCGCAGGTCTTCAAATACCAGCTCCACGACTATATCGCGCGCAAGATTCTCCACCAGCCGCCGCAGTCGTGCAATTACGCCAATAACAAAGCGGTCGGCGACTTCATGAAATCCATCATGGAAAAAGGCGCGACCGAAGACTGGCGGCAGGTCCTCGAAGAAGCGACCGGCGAAAAATTCTCCACCCGCGCGATGCTGGATTACTACGCTCCCTTGATGAAGTGGCTCCAGGAGCAAAACAAAGGCCGCCAGATCGGCTGGGAGTAA
- a CDS encoding DUF5703 domain-containing protein produces MRRPFVGLCGFFALCFISPALPASSSPAPASPALGNITWETPSPTSAGSLPLGNGDLAANVWVEPSGDVVFYLSKSDAWDHLSRLIKLGRLRVRLTPALPASAAAHFETTLDLATASVRVSATAGDREVNIRLWADAHHPRFVVEVDASQPIAVTASLDPWRTAPRELLGGEKVSAYGFTGSPAPLLAAADTVVDAPEAGVLWYHRNDSSIWAPTLDHQGLGDFRNLSRDPLLHRTFGGLLSGEGFQRPDPRTLRSAAPAKHAALTVDVLTAQTPDAASWVTALRTQAAAVRTTALADAWRAHTDDWREFWSRSHVVVTARHPAPASDAAAVSAAYVRQRYLIACAGRGAYPIKFNGSLFTADWNLSNAPFDADYRRWGGAYWFQNTRLPYWTLLAAGDTDFLRPLVKMYLDALPLAEFRTRRWFNHDGAFFPETLYFWGSHLNDNYGWQRPPDLPVGQLTNRYIGHHYNGGLELLALLLATYANTGDAAFLHDSILPLARPVLGFFAAHYPRDAEGHLHLAPAQALETWWDCDNPTPDIAGLRSVLGDLLALPAPSIDPADRRAWSELLAAVPPLPIGLADGRPHILPAAVHEAVPRNSENAELYPVFPFHLYGTGRPALATARETFARRTVADTGGWRQDAIQAALLGLTDIATDDVIKNATQTSAARFPGFFGPNFDWLPDMDHGSVTELALQTMLLQCVADKIYLFPAWPADRWNVRFRLHANRNTIIDGELKDGQLTRLDVTPAARRADVVVLLGADRTSLPLR; encoded by the coding sequence ATGCGTCGCCCCTTCGTCGGACTCTGTGGCTTCTTCGCGCTGTGTTTCATCAGCCCCGCCCTGCCCGCCAGTTCTTCGCCTGCCCCCGCCTCGCCCGCCCTCGGCAACATTACGTGGGAAACACCCAGTCCGACGTCCGCCGGCTCACTCCCCCTCGGCAACGGCGATCTCGCCGCCAACGTCTGGGTCGAGCCCTCAGGCGATGTCGTGTTTTACCTCTCGAAGTCCGACGCCTGGGATCACCTCTCCCGACTCATCAAACTCGGTCGCCTGCGCGTTAGACTCACGCCCGCGCTGCCCGCGTCCGCCGCCGCACACTTTGAAACCACCCTCGATCTCGCCACCGCCTCCGTCCGCGTCAGCGCCACCGCCGGCGACCGCGAGGTCAACATCCGCCTCTGGGCTGATGCGCACCACCCGCGTTTCGTCGTCGAAGTAGACGCCTCACAACCCATCGCCGTCACCGCCTCGCTCGACCCGTGGCGCACCGCCCCTCGCGAACTACTCGGCGGCGAAAAAGTCAGCGCCTACGGCTTCACCGGTTCTCCCGCCCCACTTCTCGCCGCCGCCGACACCGTGGTCGACGCGCCCGAGGCCGGCGTCCTCTGGTATCATCGCAACGACTCCTCCATCTGGGCTCCCACGCTCGATCATCAGGGTCTCGGCGATTTTAGAAACCTCTCCCGCGATCCGCTCCTGCACCGCACGTTCGGCGGCCTGCTCTCCGGCGAGGGTTTTCAACGCCCCGACCCGCGCACCCTGCGCTCGGCCGCGCCCGCCAAGCACGCCGCCCTCACCGTCGACGTTCTCACCGCGCAAACGCCCGACGCTGCGTCATGGGTCACCGCTCTTCGCACGCAAGCCGCCGCCGTCCGAACCACCGCGCTCGCCGACGCCTGGCGCGCGCATACCGACGACTGGCGCGAATTCTGGTCCCGCAGTCACGTCGTCGTCACCGCCCGTCACCCCGCACCCGCAAGCGATGCCGCCGCCGTCTCCGCCGCTTACGTCCGTCAACGTTACCTCATCGCCTGCGCCGGTCGCGGCGCCTATCCGATCAAATTTAACGGCAGTCTTTTTACCGCCGACTGGAATTTGTCCAACGCGCCTTTCGATGCCGACTACCGCCGCTGGGGCGGGGCCTATTGGTTCCAAAACACCCGCCTGCCCTACTGGACGCTCCTCGCCGCCGGCGACACCGACTTTCTCCGACCGCTGGTCAAAATGTATCTCGACGCCCTCCCGCTCGCGGAATTTCGCACCCGCCGCTGGTTCAACCACGACGGCGCGTTCTTCCCCGAAACACTCTACTTCTGGGGCTCGCACTTGAACGACAACTACGGCTGGCAGCGCCCGCCCGACCTCCCCGTCGGCCAACTCACGAACCGCTATATTGGTCATCACTACAACGGCGGCCTCGAACTCCTCGCGCTCCTGCTCGCAACCTACGCAAACACGGGCGACGCCGCCTTCCTGCACGATTCCATCCTGCCGCTCGCGCGACCCGTGCTCGGATTCTTCGCCGCCCACTACCCGCGCGACGCCGAAGGCCACCTCCATCTCGCGCCCGCCCAAGCCCTCGAAACCTGGTGGGACTGCGATAATCCTACGCCCGACATCGCCGGCCTGCGCAGCGTCCTCGGCGATTTGCTCGCGCTGCCCGCCCCGTCCATCGACCCCGCCGACCGCCGCGCGTGGAGCGAACTTCTCGCCGCCGTCCCCCCGCTGCCCATTGGTCTCGCGGATGGGCGACCTCACATTCTGCCCGCCGCCGTTCATGAGGCCGTGCCGCGCAATTCCGAAAACGCCGAACTTTATCCGGTGTTTCCCTTTCACCTCTACGGCACCGGCCGCCCCGCGCTCGCGACCGCCCGCGAGACCTTCGCCCGTCGCACGGTGGCCGACACCGGAGGCTGGCGGCAGGACGCCATCCAAGCCGCGCTCCTCGGGCTGACCGACATCGCGACCGACGACGTCATCAAAAACGCGACCCAAACCTCCGCCGCGCGTTTTCCCGGATTCTTCGGCCCCAACTTCGACTGGCTGCCCGACATGGACCACGGGAGCGTCACCGAGCTCGCTCTGCAAACGATGCTCCTGCAATGCGTCGCCGATAAAATCTATCTCTTTCCGGCGTGGCCCGCCGACCGCTGGAACGTCCGCTTCCGCCTCCACGCCAACCGCAACACGATTATCGACGGCGAGCTGAAGGACGGCCAACTCACCCGCCTCGACGTCACCCCCGCCGCCCGCCGCGCCGACGTCGTCGTGCTCCTCGGCGCGGACAGAACTAGCCTTCCCCTCCGCTAG